AAAGCTATTTCTGCTCTTGTTGCGGCAACCAAAAGAATCTTCATGATAGCTAAGTTAGATATTTAACCTTTCTACTTTAACCTTTCTGCGTATATTTGTCAATAATATAACAGAGTATGATTTATATAACCAGAAAAGCATCATTTAACGCTGCACATAAATTATCCAGGCCAGATTGGACTGAAGATAAGAATACTGAAGTTTATGGCAAATGTGCCAATCCAAACTGGCATGGTCATAACTACCAATTGTATGTAACCGTTAAAGGAGAAATTAATCCGGAAACAGGTTTTTTGGTAGACTTGAAATGGCTTAAGGATATTACAAATACTTATGTGGTTGATAAAATTGATCATAAAAACCTTAACCTTGACGTTGATTTTATGCAGGGCAAGCTTGCTTCAACAGAAAATCTGGCAATCGCCATCTGGGAACAATTGGTGGACCTGATCGCAGAATCAGGTGCAACACTACACAGCATAAAAATTTACGAGACTGAAAATAACCTTGTTGAATATTTCGGTCAATAACTGTACATAATGGACAAAATAAAACGTTTCGAGGAGGAAGAAGATAGCGGGTACATTAAAATCGACCGTTATAATGAAGGTAAAATAGCTGCTGTAGCAGATCATTATAAAGATATTTTGGGTCAGCTGGGTGAAGATCCGACCCGCGAAGGTTTGGTGAAAACTCCAGAGCGGGTGGCTAAAGCACTCCAATATCTTACCCATGGTTACGATCTTAATCCGGCAGATATATTGCAGTCAGCAATGTTTAAAGAAGATTATAGCCAAATGGTAGTGGTCAAGGATATCGAGGTATTTTCTATGTGTGAGCACCACATGCTTCCATTTTTTGGTAAGGCCCATATTGCC
This is a stretch of genomic DNA from Candidatus Pedobacter colombiensis. It encodes these proteins:
- the folE gene encoding GTP cyclohydrolase I FolE — protein: MDKIKRFEEEEDSGYIKIDRYNEGKIAAVADHYKDILGQLGEDPTREGLVKTPERVAKALQYLTHGYDLNPADILQSAMFKEDYSQMVVVKDIEVFSMCEHHMLPFFGKAHIAYIPNGHIVGLSKIPRIVDAFARRLQVQERLTNEIRDCIQSTLMPAGVAVVIECKHLCMAMRGIQKQNSVTTTSAFTGEFAKDKTRAEFLRLITADLH
- a CDS encoding 6-carboxytetrahydropterin synthase; translated protein: MIYITRKASFNAAHKLSRPDWTEDKNTEVYGKCANPNWHGHNYQLYVTVKGEINPETGFLVDLKWLKDITNTYVVDKIDHKNLNLDVDFMQGKLASTENLAIAIWEQLVDLIAESGATLHSIKIYETENNLVEYFGQ